GGGGACCTGGACGGCACGGGCAACGGGGCGCTGCGGGCGCACCTCGCGGCGACGCTGCCGCCGCACCTGATGCCGCGCCGGTTCGAGCGGCTCGCGGAGCTGCCGACGACCCGCAGCGGCAAGGCGGACCGGCGGGCCCTCGCGGACGCGGTAGCCGGCGCGGGCGGCCGCGCGGGCGGCCCCGTGCGAGCGGCGGACGCGGCGGGTCACGAGAACGCGGCGGCGCTCGCGGAGGTGCGGTCATGACGGCGTACCGGGGCGGGCTGACCTCCGCCGACGTGGAGCGCGCGGCCGGGCGGATCGCCCGGTACGCGCGGCGCACCCCGCTGCTGCCGGGTCTTCCGGCGCCGGGGCGGCGCAGGGGCGGCTGGGGGCTGCTGCTGAAGGCGGAACACCTCCAGCACAGCGGGTCGTTCAAGCTGCGCGGCGCGGCGAACGCGGTGCTGGCGCTGGGCGCCCGCGCCATCGTGACCGGCTCCTCCGGCAACCACGGGATCGCCCTGGCGCGGCTGGCCGCGCCGATGGGGGTGCGGGTGACGGTGGTGCTGGCCGCCGGGACGAGCCCCGCGAAGGCCGAGCGCATCCGCGCGCTGGGCGGGCGGACGGTGAGCGTGCGGGGCGGTGTCGCCGAGCGCGAGGAGCGGGCCAGGGCGCTCGCCGAGGAGACCGGCGCGGTTCTCGTGCCGTCGTCGGACCACGAGCTGGTCGTCGCGGGGCAGGGCACGGTGGCCCGCGAGATCCTCGCCGACGTGCCCGACGTGCGGACCCTGTACGTGCCGGTCGGCGGCGGCGGGCTGCTGGCCGGGGTGTGCCTGGCCGCCCGCGACCACCCGGTGCGGATCGTGGGCGTCGAACCGGCGGGGACACCCCGGTACGCGCGGTCCCTGGCGGCGGGCCGGCCGCTGCGGCTGCCGCCCTGCGACACGGTGGCGGACGGACTGCGGGCGCAGGCGCCCGGCGAGGTGCCGTTCGCGGTGGTACGGGACCGGGTGGACGACCTGGTGGCCGTGACCGACGCCGAGATCCTCACCGCCACGGACCGGCTGCGCCGCCTGGGCGTCGAGGCGGAGCCCAGCGGGGCCGTCGCCCTCGCGGGGGCGCTGCGCGCGGGACGGCTGCGGGAGCGTGCCGTCGCCGTCGTGTCCGGCGGCAACACCCTGGCGGCCCTGACCGCCCGCACGGACCTGGCGGACCCGACCGGCCCCGCCGATCGCGCGGGCCCCGCGGACCGCACCGACCCGATCGGCTTCACCGCCCGTACGGACCTGGCGGACCTGACCGGCCTGGCCGACCGTACGGGCCTCACCGGCCGAACGGCCCTGACAGACCTGATGAATCCGGCCGGCCTGACGTACCCGGCCGACCGTACCGAGCCGGGCGGCGGCGCCCGGCGGACCGCGCCGACCGGCGCACGTCCCGAACTGGAGGAGACCCGATGAGCGAGACGACCACCACCCTGACCGCCCCCGCCCCCGCCTACGCGCCCACCCCGACGGCCGTCACCGCCATGAGTGCCGGCGCCGTCACCGAACTGCTCGTCGGCATCTACCGGGAAGCCCTCGGCGCGCCCGGCCTGGACGAGCAGAGCGACTTCTACGAGAACGGCGGCGACTCGCTCACCGCGTTCCAGGTGACCGCGCGGCTCCAGGACGCGCTGGGCGTGGACGTGCCCGTGGCGCTGGTCTTCGCCTACCCGACGCCGGCGGACCTCGCCGACGTCGTCCACACCGACCTGATCGAGGGGTGAG
This genomic window from Streptomyces thermolilacinus SPC6 contains:
- a CDS encoding threonine ammonia-lyase encodes the protein MTAYRGGLTSADVERAAGRIARYARRTPLLPGLPAPGRRRGGWGLLLKAEHLQHSGSFKLRGAANAVLALGARAIVTGSSGNHGIALARLAAPMGVRVTVVLAAGTSPAKAERIRALGGRTVSVRGGVAEREERARALAEETGAVLVPSSDHELVVAGQGTVAREILADVPDVRTLYVPVGGGGLLAGVCLAARDHPVRIVGVEPAGTPRYARSLAAGRPLRLPPCDTVADGLRAQAPGEVPFAVVRDRVDDLVAVTDAEILTATDRLRRLGVEAEPSGAVALAGALRAGRLRERAVAVVSGGNTLAALTARTDLADPTGPADRAGPADRTDPIGFTARTDLADLTGLADRTGLTGRTALTDLMNPAGLTYPADRTEPGGGARRTAPTGARPELEETR
- a CDS encoding acyl carrier protein, translating into MSETTTTLTAPAPAYAPTPTAVTAMSAGAVTELLVGIYREALGAPGLDEQSDFYENGGDSLTAFQVTARLQDALGVDVPVALVFAYPTPADLADVVHTDLIEG